Below is a window of Candidatus Methanomethylicota archaeon DNA.
TGTTTAGTATATTTGTAGTTGCATCGCCAAAAACCCTAATCCTCTGAAGCTTCCTAACATATTTCAACGCCCTCAAGTAATTTCTATCATCACTATTAGATTCTAGGATTTCAATTAAATCCTCCAATCCATATGAATCCCCCTTCAATTCTCTAACCTTCTTAAGAGCATCTCCAATGGCAGATATTATGTTTGTCCATTTATCTTCAATACCGCAAATTGTTTGTATCTCATCTAAACTAAGATCTGAAAACTTAACTTCATATGTGGAGATATAGCCTATATCAGTAGCATTATACCTCCCACTACTCTCAAGAGTTCTAAATACAGTAACCCTCTTAGAATAGAAGCCTCCACTCCTACTACGTGATAGGAAGACGTGGTCTGCATGTGGATCTAGAACTATTGCAGTAGCCCCCTTCTTCAACAATTCCTCCAATAAGACTCCTGCAGCATAACTCTTCCCAGCACCAGTTTGAGCCAATATTGCCAGATGCCTCCTAAACCCCCTAATGGATATGCTTACTGGAACATCAACCCTATTTATCAGTGAACCAATATGTAGGCTTTCCGAATCTGGGTATGAATAGAATTCCTTTAGTATGCTTGATGGTGCTCTATAAACTTCATTTCCAGGGTGAACAGCCCTCCTAGGCTGTAAAACTTCACCATTATAATTGAACCCTAAAACCCTGGCTTTAGCAATTATCCTCCTATCCACAAGTCCAGCTTTAACAATCCTCTCAACAGCTTCATGCCTAGGTTTGGAAGAGAGATCTAAGGCTAAACTTGAAGATAATACCTCACATATTTGAGCTACAACCATAACTTCAACATCATTGCCATCAACATTCTCCAAAGATCTCACAACAACATACTCCCACCTTGGGGGATACTTACCCTCATCAACTATGAAGTAGAAGTATGTGGGGCTAGCTTCACCCACAACATATCCAAGTTTATCTAAACCTTCATGGATATCTGACACGCCTATACCCCCTCGAAGTCACCTTAGCATTAACAATTTCCTCAAATTTAGATAGATACATATCCTCAAAAACCCTCCTACCAAGCCTAACCATTCTATCAACACTTGTAAGCCAAACATTATAATTATCTAAACCACAATAACCAGCAGATAAAATTTTGAGTATGGGGCTAACATCAACGTCAACAGCTTCAGGCCACCTAAAATCAATGAATTTCTCATCAACATCGAAAAACCATGCGGGGACATCAACCCTCATTGGAGTATCCCCAATAGATGGAAGGACGTGGAAGGATATTATGGCTGGAAGATCGTGAAGCTTAGAAACTACCCCAGAAGCCCAATTAACAAAATCCTCTGAAATTGAGGAGTAGGGGAAAGCAGACTTCAAGAATTCAATTGGACTCAACTCAGCACGCTTGAATGCCCTAATAGTCCTTGGAGGGGGATTGAGTAGTAGCGGATACGTGTAGCCAGTGGACTTGGCATATCTAAGTATGAGTTGGAAATCCGGTTTCCTATGGATCAATTCCATAAAAATCTTCTTCAAATCCTCTGGAAGCCCACTTAAAAGGTTTGCAGCATTCTTCCTATCATCAAAAACTTTGAAAATATAATTCTTAATTGAAAGGGCATCAAAACCAAGCTTAACACCAACATCCACAGCCAACAATCCCAATAGGAAGTCTCTAAAGAAGTGGGATGCACTACCCTTACTAACACCAATCAATGGAACTTTGAACCTCCTACATAAATCCATAAGCTTAATTAGATCATCAAAATATCTGATCATGAAATCCTTGTTACTGGTTAAATTGAATTCCAATGGTACATGTGAAAGCCTACCATATATTGACCCATCAAGGAGAATAACACCCCTAAAACCAGAATTCAAAGCATCCATGATCGTTAGATGCTCCAACCACTCCATAACCCTACCAACAAAATCACTACCATCACCAGTAAAACAGAAATCAAATCCACAATCAACCCTACGATATGTATCCCCAGATCCAGTTAAACCCAAAGCCCTAGCCACATAGAAAAGCCCTCCATTCTCAGTACTCAAATGCCTAGAACTACTATCCACAGCCAAAACATTGAAATCCACACTTGAATCCTTTGGAAAATTGAATTCAACCCAATATCTACCAAAATAGTTGCCTAAAGCTTCACTTAAACCACGATCTCCATGAAGATTATAGAGACTTTTAAGATAGTTAGCCTTCAAACATAAATCTTTAATATATATGTCTAGGAACTCAGGCAAACCTTCACACCACTAAAATATATCCAATACACACTGAATAAAATACCTTAATAAACCATACCCTATACGAAAAGTATATGTTTAAATCTGGTGTAGACATATTGAATAAAACGTTGTGATGGATAATGATTGAGCATGAGAGAAGCACGAGAATTCTAACTGCCATAATACTTCTAAACATAATAGTATACCTAATAACCTCATATGAAAACTTCTTCATGGAGACAAGCAGTTACTGGGTTAACATGTTTGGATTTATACCATCACTTATAGGGGATACGCAAAACATGTATAGAATTTTCACATCAATGTTCATACATGCAGACATATTCCACATATTCTTCAACATGTACTACCTATACTTATTCGGTAAACCGATAACTAGGGTTATTGGTGGGAAGAAGCTACTTGCATTATATATATTCTCAGGAGTAGCAGCCTCAATATTTCATACAGCATTCAGTTATGTGGGTGGATTGATATCATACATAATACCAGCAGTTGGAGCTTCAGGAGCTATAAGTGGAGTTCTCGGAGCATACTTGATAATGTATCCGGGAACATATTTAACTATGTATTCGCCATACATATTCTTCCCATTCCCATTGAGATTCAGAGTTAGAGCAGAATACTACTTGATATTCTGGTTTGCAACGCAAGTATTATATGGATATGCAAAGATTGCTGGAACTGTGGCAGTATTTGCACATGCAGGTGGATTTCTAGCTGGAATAGCCATACTACCAATAATACTATCAAATGTCATTGGGAGGGGGGAGGAGTATGAATATAGATTTGACTATACATATACAATGCCACCACCCATTGAACCAAGAGTGAGAAGGGGGATTGGAACCACATCAAAAATAATTCTAACAATTCTGATAGCAATCCTACTTGCTGGAAACATATATGCAATGGCAAACCCTATAACTGGAGATATAAAAGCTATGATGATACAATACACTATAGATGGAGATCAATACATAGATTACACTGCAGTTCAACTACCAAGAATAGAATCATACATTAGGGAAGTCAGCACAGATGAGACAAGGATACTT
It encodes the following:
- a CDS encoding ATP-binding protein produces the protein MSDIHEGLDKLGYVVGEASPTYFYFIVDEGKYPPRWEYVVVRSLENVDGNDVEVMVVAQICEVLSSSLALDLSSKPRHEAVERIVKAGLVDRRIIAKARVLGFNYNGEVLQPRRAVHPGNEVYRAPSSILKEFYSYPDSESLHIGSLINRVDVPVSISIRGFRRHLAILAQTGAGKSYAAGVLLEELLKKGATAIVLDPHADHVFLSRSRSGGFYSKRVTVFRTLESSGRYNATDIGYISTYEVKFSDLSLDEIQTICGIEDKWTNIISAIGDALKKVRELKGDSYGLEDLIEILESNSDDRNYLRALKYVRKLQRIRVFGDATTNILNILKPKHISIIDLSGLDDEVSDYIAYRILNDTFNAVRLQKYPYPVFIVIEEAHRFVPNKESTLSKSIIKRIAAEGRKFGLFLIIISQRPSKIDPDVLSQCNSQMILRITNPGDQEAVRVSSERMSEDLLRDLPGLNVGEAVIVGEVVKAPVMVRIRPRETMEGGADIDVISKLAEASREAEESEKRLLERVDEERKRIKELVEG
- a CDS encoding DNA double-strand break repair nuclease NurA, producing MPEFLDIYIKDLCLKANYLKSLYNLHGDRGLSEALGNYFGRYWVEFNFPKDSSVDFNVLAVDSSSRHLSTENGGLFYVARALGLTGSGDTYRRVDCGFDFCFTGDGSDFVGRVMEWLEHLTIMDALNSGFRGVILLDGSIYGRLSHVPLEFNLTSNKDFMIRYFDDLIKLMDLCRRFKVPLIGVSKGSASHFFRDFLLGLLAVDVGVKLGFDALSIKNYIFKVFDDRKNAANLLSGLPEDLKKIFMELIHRKPDFQLILRYAKSTGYTYPLLLNPPPRTIRAFKRAELSPIEFLKSAFPYSSISEDFVNWASGVVSKLHDLPAIISFHVLPSIGDTPMRVDVPAWFFDVDEKFIDFRWPEAVDVDVSPILKILSAGYCGLDNYNVWLTSVDRMVRLGRRVFEDMYLSKFEEIVNAKVTSRGYRRVRYP
- a CDS encoding rhomboid family intramembrane serine protease, producing the protein MIEHERSTRILTAIILLNIIVYLITSYENFFMETSSYWVNMFGFIPSLIGDTQNMYRIFTSMFIHADIFHIFFNMYYLYLFGKPITRVIGGKKLLALYIFSGVAASIFHTAFSYVGGLISYIIPAVGASGAISGVLGAYLIMYPGTYLTMYSPYIFFPFPLRFRVRAEYYLIFWFATQVLYGYAKIAGTVAVFAHAGGFLAGIAILPIILSNVIGRGEEYEYRFDYTYTMPPPIEPRVRRGIGTTSKIILTILIAILLAGNIYAMANPITGDIKAMMIQYTIDGDQYIDYTAVQLPRIESYIREVSTDETRILLSRLTSMNILYDPSKKGAEINMNNIDLNVPVKISLGAASRTYTVKVHVEKLYALYDYDGFIKHCEGTLSTQIIVIQGSLIYVTSDMINYNFKITSQTINLGNIDEYMQIPAFIISIAALIVILRKSQELSLTVGQPREPRLPIPI